Proteins encoded in a region of the Puniceibacterium sp. IMCC21224 genome:
- a CDS encoding ABC transporter permease, protein MLTFAIRRIVLSIPTLLFISFAIFMLLQLAPGDPMAQVPLTVPPEVKQKMREALGLGEPPLVQYWKWIVQMFWVEPQVLWDHMFGTTFSEGKLRVISWQTRSPVMDIVLQRIPQTLWVVGLSYVVGVLIAIPIGIYSAYRQYSLFDQAGTFVTMVGFSIPPFFTGPLLIVIFSVHLGWFPSIYDTTHVVRDWGSFKIQFQQMIMPVMVLALQTTAQLSRYMRASMLDNLNQDYVRTARAKGLSEAVVVMVHVLRNSMIPVITVIALGIPAIFGGAIITENVFKVNGIGQLLITALFANDLPMVMTLTFIFAILIVVFNLIADILYGVFDPRIRYD, encoded by the coding sequence ATGCTGACTTTCGCCATCCGACGAATTGTGCTGTCGATCCCGACGCTTCTGTTCATCAGTTTTGCCATTTTCATGCTGCTGCAACTCGCCCCCGGCGATCCGATGGCACAGGTTCCGCTGACCGTGCCGCCCGAGGTCAAACAAAAGATGCGCGAAGCGCTGGGTTTGGGCGAACCGCCACTGGTGCAATATTGGAAATGGATCGTCCAGATGTTCTGGGTCGAACCGCAGGTACTGTGGGACCACATGTTTGGCACCACATTCTCCGAGGGCAAACTGCGCGTCATCAGCTGGCAGACCCGCAGCCCGGTGATGGATATCGTGCTCCAGCGGATTCCGCAGACACTTTGGGTGGTCGGCTTGTCTTATGTCGTTGGGGTGTTGATCGCTATTCCGATTGGGATCTATTCCGCCTACCGACAATATTCACTGTTCGATCAGGCCGGCACCTTTGTCACCATGGTTGGGTTCTCGATCCCGCCCTTCTTTACCGGGCCGCTGCTGATCGTCATCTTCTCGGTGCACCTTGGCTGGTTCCCGTCGATCTATGACACCACACATGTGGTTCGCGACTGGGGCAGCTTTAAGATCCAGTTTCAGCAGATGATCATGCCGGTGATGGTTCTGGCGTTGCAGACCACGGCGCAACTGTCACGCTATATGCGGGCCTCGATGCTGGACAATCTCAATCAGGATTACGTCCGCACCGCCCGCGCCAAGGGTCTGTCCGAGGCGGTTGTCGTCATGGTTCACGTGCTGCGAAATTCGATGATCCCGGTGATCACAGTCATTGCGCTGGGAATTCCGGCGATCTTTGGCGGCGCGATCATCACCGAGAATGTGTTCAAGGTGAACGGCATCGGCCAGTTGCTGATCACCGCGCTGTTTGCCAATGACCTGCCAATGGTGATGACGCTCACCTTTATCTTTGCCATCCTCATCGTGGTGTTCAACCTGATTGCTGACATCCTCTACGGTGTGTTCGACCCAAGGATTCGCTATGACTGA
- a CDS encoding ABC transporter permease: MTEASPIAALQDKEPSTPPRSQWADVWSQFSKHKGAMMGASFVLLITLAVLLGPWIWTVDPQKLDIRGKDMRPLYTAIWDGSAKIRWSNPLGTDNLGRDALANLIAGGRASMAVGWAAMVLSLLIGAAIGVISGYFKRLDGPLMRLTDLFLSLPILPLLLVAVTLFRQPLRANFGPEGGMFILIVTIIGITSWMPTARIVRGDILALKEREFILAARSIGTTPFKIILRHLLPNVLSPIMVSATLGLATAIITESALSFLGVGFPSDFPTWGKMLADAVPRMAEFPERVMLPGIMISLTVLGVNYLGDGLRDALDPRSRGR; the protein is encoded by the coding sequence ATGACTGAGGCCTCTCCCATCGCCGCACTTCAGGACAAGGAACCGTCCACGCCGCCGCGCTCGCAATGGGCCGATGTCTGGTCGCAGTTTTCCAAACACAAAGGTGCCATGATGGGCGCCAGCTTTGTGTTGCTGATCACGCTGGCCGTGTTGCTGGGCCCGTGGATCTGGACTGTAGATCCGCAAAAGCTCGACATTCGGGGCAAGGACATGCGCCCGCTCTATACCGCGATTTGGGATGGGTCGGCCAAGATACGCTGGAGCAATCCACTCGGAACCGACAATCTAGGCCGCGACGCATTGGCCAATCTGATCGCCGGCGGGCGTGCGTCAATGGCGGTGGGCTGGGCCGCGATGGTGCTATCACTCTTGATCGGGGCGGCAATTGGCGTGATTTCGGGCTATTTCAAACGACTTGATGGCCCGTTGATGCGGCTCACCGACCTGTTTCTGTCGCTGCCGATCCTGCCACTGCTGCTGGTGGCAGTGACCCTGTTCCGCCAACCGCTGCGGGCGAATTTCGGGCCCGAGGGCGGCATGTTCATCCTGATCGTCACAATCATCGGCATCACCTCGTGGATGCCCACCGCCCGCATTGTACGCGGCGATATTCTGGCGCTGAAAGAACGTGAATTCATTCTTGCCGCGCGCTCTATCGGCACCACCCCGTTCAAGATCATCTTGCGCCACCTGCTGCCCAACGTGCTGTCGCCAATCATGGTTTCGGCCACGCTGGGCCTTGCCACTGCGATCATCACCGAATCGGCGCTGTCATTTCTGGGTGTCGGCTTTCCGTCCGATTTCCCGACATGGGGCAAGATGCTGGCCGATGCTGTACCCCGCATGGCCGAATTCCCCGAGCGGGTGATGCTGCCGGGAATCATGATATCGCTGACCGTGTTGGGGGTGAACTACCTTGGCGATGGATTGCGCGACGCGCTCGATCCCCGGAGTCGCGGGCGCTAG
- a CDS encoding peptide ABC transporter substrate-binding protein: protein MKLRTLMLGAAASFALAPAAMAERGSDGEVKIIYWQAASILNPYLSGGTKDIEAASLVIEPLGRYDPTGVLVPFLAEEIPTVENGGVSEDLTSITWKIKEGLLWSDGTPFTAEDVKFTGEYCMDPEGGCAQLAKYTGVTAIDVIDPLTVKVTFGAPTPNPYGPFMGGQSPILQKAQFENCKGANASSCTEENFNPIGTGPFSVVEFRPNDVITMEANPNYRDPAKPAFATLTFKGGGDANAAGRSVMETGEYDYAWNLQLAPDVLAAMAEGGKGTPVAAFGTLVERIEMNMTDPSPDLPEGERSTVAHPHPILSDFKVRKALSMAIDRPLLVEVGYGQAGRPTCNLVPAPAMYASDNEECFVQDLDGAKALLEEAGWTDTDGDGIRDKDGMKLSILYQSSTNAVRQDFQALIKDWWNQIGVETELRNVDSSVFFGGDAGSPDTFQKFYADVEMYANNFDGTDPQSYLSMYRCGNEPKPSSQWQGENINRFCNEEYDALLDELAMTGELGKRGDIAKKLNEIITKETMTIVPLVDRGRVSAHSNTLGGVALNTWDSELWNVADWHRIK, encoded by the coding sequence ATGAAACTCAGAACCCTAATGCTCGGGGCCGCTGCGTCCTTTGCGCTGGCGCCCGCCGCCATGGCCGAGCGCGGATCGGACGGCGAAGTCAAGATTATCTACTGGCAGGCCGCGTCGATCCTGAATCCGTATCTGTCGGGCGGCACCAAGGATATCGAAGCTGCCTCGCTCGTGATTGAACCGCTGGGCCGCTATGATCCCACCGGCGTGCTTGTCCCCTTTTTGGCCGAAGAAATCCCGACGGTCGAAAATGGCGGCGTAAGCGAGGATCTGACCTCGATCACCTGGAAGATCAAAGAGGGCCTGCTGTGGTCGGATGGCACACCTTTCACCGCTGAGGATGTCAAATTCACCGGCGAATATTGCATGGACCCCGAAGGCGGCTGTGCACAGCTGGCAAAATATACCGGCGTTACTGCGATCGATGTGATTGACCCGCTGACGGTCAAGGTGACGTTTGGCGCGCCGACCCCGAACCCCTACGGTCCGTTCATGGGCGGCCAGTCCCCGATCCTGCAAAAGGCGCAATTCGAGAACTGCAAAGGCGCGAATGCCTCGTCCTGCACCGAAGAGAATTTTAACCCCATCGGCACCGGCCCATTCTCCGTCGTGGAATTCCGTCCAAACGACGTGATCACGATGGAAGCCAACCCGAACTACCGTGACCCGGCCAAGCCCGCCTTTGCCACGCTGACCTTCAAGGGCGGCGGCGATGCCAACGCGGCAGGCCGTTCGGTCATGGAGACCGGCGAATACGACTACGCCTGGAACCTGCAACTGGCGCCCGATGTTCTGGCCGCGATGGCCGAAGGCGGCAAGGGCACCCCGGTCGCAGCCTTTGGCACTCTGGTCGAGCGGATCGAGATGAACATGACCGATCCGTCCCCCGATCTGCCCGAGGGCGAGCGGTCGACCGTCGCGCATCCCCACCCGATCCTGTCGGACTTCAAGGTGCGCAAAGCGCTGTCGATGGCCATTGACCGCCCGCTTTTGGTCGAAGTCGGCTATGGTCAGGCCGGTCGCCCGACCTGTAACCTCGTCCCCGCCCCGGCGATGTATGCTTCGGACAACGAGGAATGCTTTGTTCAGGATCTCGACGGTGCCAAGGCCCTACTCGAAGAAGCCGGCTGGACCGATACCGATGGCGACGGCATCCGCGACAAGGACGGCATGAAGCTGTCGATCCTGTACCAATCGTCGACCAATGCCGTGCGTCAGGATTTCCAGGCGCTGATCAAGGATTGGTGGAACCAGATCGGTGTTGAGACCGAACTGCGCAACGTCGATTCCTCGGTGTTTTTTGGTGGTGACGCTGGTTCGCCCGACACCTTCCAAAAGTTCTATGCCGACGTCGAAATGTACGCCAACAACTTTGACGGCACCGACCCGCAATCCTATCTTTCGATGTATCGCTGCGGCAATGAGCCCAAGCCGTCATCGCAGTGGCAGGGCGAAAACATCAACCGGTTCTGCAACGAAGAGTATGACGCCCTGCTCGACGAACTGGCCATGACCGGTGAGTTGGGCAAGCGCGGCGACATCGCCAAGAAGCTGAACGAGATCATCACCAAAGAAACGATGACCATCGTACCGCTGGTGGATCGTGGTCGTGTATCGGCACATTCCAACACTCTGGGTGGCGTTGCGCTGAACACCTGGGACAGCGAACTGTGGAACGTCGCGGACTGGCACCGCATCAAGTAA
- a CDS encoding Bax inhibitor-1/YccA family protein, with product MAEYNTIRTAATGTRAAQIDEGLRAHMNKVYGTMSVGMLLTALAAWALSGLAVSDVPTPYQIGAEKWLTSLGQTLYLSPLKWVVMFAPLAFVFGFSAMVNKMSAATAQLVFYAFATVMGISLSSIFLIYTSTSIGQVFLITSIAFAGLSLYGYTTKKDLSAMGTFLIMGVIGLLVAMVVNIFLQSAAITFAVSILGVLIFAGLTAYDTQKIKTTYVQYAQSGDSEWLGKAAIMGALNLYLDFINMFMFLLQLFGNRQ from the coding sequence ATGGCTGAATACAATACGATCCGGACGGCGGCTACGGGGACCCGCGCCGCTCAGATTGATGAGGGCCTGCGCGCCCACATGAACAAAGTCTATGGCACGATGTCGGTGGGCATGCTGCTCACAGCTCTGGCCGCGTGGGCTTTGTCGGGCTTGGCAGTGTCGGATGTTCCGACCCCCTACCAGATCGGCGCTGAAAAATGGCTGACCTCGCTTGGTCAGACCCTGTATCTGTCGCCGCTGAAATGGGTGGTCATGTTCGCGCCGCTGGCATTTGTCTTTGGCTTCTCTGCCATGGTCAACAAAATGTCTGCCGCCACAGCGCAACTGGTGTTCTACGCCTTTGCCACGGTGATGGGTATTTCGCTGTCGTCGATCTTTCTGATCTATACGTCGACTTCGATCGGGCAAGTCTTCCTGATCACGTCCATCGCCTTTGCCGGCCTGTCGCTTTACGGCTACACGACTAAAAAGGACCTGTCCGCAATGGGCACATTCCTGATCATGGGCGTGATTGGTCTGTTGGTGGCGATGGTCGTCAACATCTTCCTTCAGTCGGCCGCCATCACCTTTGCCGTGTCGATCCTTGGGGTGCTGATCTTTGCCGGCCTCACAGCCTATGACACCCAGAAGATCAAGACGACTTACGTGCAATACGCACAGTCGGGTGACAGCGAATGGCTGGGTAAGGCCGCGATTATGGGCGCGCTGAACCTCTATCTCGACTTCATCAACATGTTCATGTTCCTGCTGCAGCTGTTTGGCAATCGCCAGTAA
- a CDS encoding NADPH:quinone oxidoreductase family protein: MRAFQVQSHDEPPRFCGILRPEAGEKQIRVKVEACGLNFADLLMMTGTYQDTPPLPFTLGMEVAGRIDAIGPGVDGFAPGDRVAVFGGHGGLAEYGVFDVGRAVKLPAGMGAVSAAAFQIAYGTSHLALAHRARLQPGETLLVLGAAGGVGLTAVEIGKRLGARVVACARGTDKLDVARAAGADHLIDADSGDLRAIMKSLGGADVVYDPVGGTQFADAFRACRPEARILTIGFASGEVPQIKANHLLVKNITVHGVYWGGYLTFQPEVVTDSLATLLGWFAAGKIAPHVSHVLPLDRAAEGLELLRTRKSTGKVVIQIA; the protein is encoded by the coding sequence ATGCGCGCCTTCCAGGTACAGTCTCATGACGAACCTCCCCGCTTTTGCGGCATTTTGCGGCCCGAAGCGGGTGAAAAACAGATTCGCGTGAAGGTTGAGGCCTGCGGATTGAACTTTGCCGACCTGCTGATGATGACCGGCACATATCAGGATACGCCCCCCCTGCCCTTCACATTGGGCATGGAAGTCGCGGGTCGCATTGATGCCATCGGTCCGGGCGTTGATGGCTTCGCACCCGGTGATCGCGTCGCAGTCTTCGGCGGGCATGGCGGTCTGGCAGAGTACGGCGTCTTTGATGTTGGGCGCGCGGTTAAGCTGCCAGCGGGAATGGGCGCGGTATCCGCCGCCGCGTTCCAGATCGCCTATGGCACCAGTCACCTGGCACTGGCGCACCGCGCACGACTGCAACCGGGCGAGACGCTGCTGGTGCTGGGTGCGGCGGGCGGCGTCGGCCTGACCGCGGTTGAGATCGGCAAACGTCTGGGCGCCCGTGTCGTGGCCTGCGCCCGTGGCACCGACAAGCTGGACGTCGCTCGCGCGGCAGGAGCTGATCACCTGATTGACGCCGACTCAGGTGACCTGCGCGCGATCATGAAATCGCTGGGCGGCGCGGACGTGGTCTATGACCCGGTGGGTGGCACCCAATTTGCCGATGCGTTTCGCGCCTGCCGACCTGAGGCAAGAATTCTCACAATCGGCTTTGCCAGCGGTGAGGTGCCTCAGATCAAGGCGAACCACCTTCTGGTCAAGAATATCACGGTGCATGGTGTCTACTGGGGCGGATATCTTACCTTCCAGCCCGAGGTGGTCACCGACAGCCTCGCCACTTTGCTGGGCTGGTTTGCCGCCGGTAAAATCGCCCCGCATGTGAGTCACGTTTTACCGTTGGATCGCGCTGCCGAGGGGCTGGAGTTGCTGCGCACCCGCAAATCGACAGGTAAGGTCGTGATACAGATTGCCTGA
- a CDS encoding helix-turn-helix domain-containing protein, with amino-acid sequence MTHPVDMHVGKRIRHRRWLVGMTQQQLAERVGIKFQQIQKYETGANRVSASRLWDIADSLEVPVSFFFEGLEVEGSNVSPLHDAVPADLLGDKEALDLVRSYYAIPENQRRRLFELARVLSDVA; translated from the coding sequence ATGACGCACCCCGTAGATATGCATGTCGGAAAACGTATACGCCACCGTCGCTGGCTGGTGGGCATGACCCAGCAACAGCTTGCCGAACGGGTTGGAATTAAATTTCAGCAGATCCAGAAATACGAGACTGGCGCGAATCGTGTCAGTGCATCCCGCCTGTGGGACATCGCCGATTCACTTGAAGTGCCCGTAAGCTTTTTCTTCGAGGGGCTTGAAGTCGAAGGGTCAAACGTCTCGCCATTGCATGATGCCGTCCCGGCCGATCTTTTGGGGGACAAAGAGGCGCTTGATCTTGTGCGCTCTTACTACGCCATCCCGGAAAATCAGCGCCGCCGCCTGTTCGAACTCGCAAGGGTTCTGTCGGACGTCGCCTGA
- a CDS encoding YeeE/YedE family protein, producing the protein MFESFGFETLTAPQAAVILALILGAAFGVLAERTKFCFRRGLVGDDNRQAMGVWMTALAVAILGTQLAVAQGLISFDDHRFMAADLPVLAIVVGGLLFGAGMVLTRGCVSRLTVLTAGGNLRGLFVLLIFAITAHATLKGILAPLRTTLGAVTLQLGEQVSLAALPGGALTWALLLAALALMIALRSGNRPGQLLLAALLGTLVPLAWVGTGFVLFDDFDPVAIESLSFTSPYADTLFWTIASTSIPAGFGVGLIGGTLIGALVASLLFGTFRWQSFSSPRETGRYATGAVMMGMGGVLAGGCTVGAGLSGIPTLSVAALLALAAIAAGALSANWGLGLTSRSRGESGAAGKRQSQQPAA; encoded by the coding sequence ATGTTCGAGTCGTTTGGCTTTGAAACCCTGACCGCGCCGCAGGCGGCGGTTATTTTGGCGCTGATACTGGGCGCGGCCTTTGGCGTTCTGGCCGAACGGACCAAGTTCTGCTTTCGCCGCGGACTGGTCGGGGATGACAATCGGCAGGCGATGGGCGTCTGGATGACTGCGCTGGCGGTTGCGATTCTGGGCACTCAGCTGGCCGTGGCCCAAGGGCTGATCAGCTTTGACGATCACCGCTTTATGGCAGCCGACCTGCCGGTGCTGGCAATCGTGGTGGGTGGCCTGCTGTTTGGCGCAGGCATGGTGCTGACGCGCGGCTGCGTATCGCGCCTGACGGTACTGACAGCGGGCGGAAATCTGCGGGGTCTGTTTGTCCTGCTGATATTCGCAATCACCGCCCATGCCACGCTCAAAGGTATCCTCGCGCCGCTGCGCACCACGCTTGGCGCCGTCACTCTGCAACTCGGCGAACAGGTGAGCCTGGCCGCCCTGCCCGGCGGCGCGCTAACCTGGGCGTTGCTTCTGGCCGCCCTTGCTTTGATGATTGCACTGCGCTCGGGCAACCGGCCGGGGCAGCTTTTGCTGGCTGCACTGCTGGGTACGCTGGTGCCGCTGGCCTGGGTCGGCACGGGCTTTGTGCTGTTCGACGATTTTGACCCGGTCGCGATTGAAAGCCTGTCTTTCACCTCGCCCTATGCCGACACGCTGTTCTGGACCATCGCCTCGACCTCGATCCCCGCGGGATTTGGCGTTGGGCTGATCGGTGGCACGCTGATCGGGGCGCTGGTGGCATCGCTGCTGTTCGGCACTTTTCGCTGGCAAAGCTTTTCGTCGCCGCGCGAAACCGGGCGCTATGCCACCGGCGCGGTGATGATGGGGATGGGCGGTGTACTGGCCGGGGGTTGCACCGTCGGCGCGGGCTTGTCCGGCATCCCCACGCTGTCGGTCGCGGCGCTGCTGGCACTGGCTGCCATCGCCGCCGGGGCGCTAAGCGCGAACTGGGGGCTGGGCCTTACTTCTCGATCTCGTGGCGAATCCGGTGCAGCAGGTAAAAGACAATCCCAACAACCGGCAGCGTGA
- a CDS encoding LysR family transcriptional regulator, producing the protein MRNLDITTLRSFLAVAQSGGVTRASGFLNLTQSAVSMQLKRLEEMLDLQLLDRSGRGVSLTASGEQLLGYARRMVDLNDEIYARLTDQAFEGEVLLGVPHDIVYPVIPQVLQRMGAAYPRVRVQLVSSYTSSLLEQYRRGEIDVILTTEGGLRTGGETLAEVPLRWIGAPGGIAWKQRPLRLAYCRYCTFRNGALRRLDELSIAWEMAVDSESDRTIEATVSADLAITSMLEGHAPPHLVHIDPVGSLPDLGIININLYGSTARREVVEELKTMIRQGFSVL; encoded by the coding sequence ATGCGTAATCTCGACATCACAACGCTGCGGTCGTTTCTTGCGGTGGCACAATCCGGTGGGGTGACTCGCGCCTCGGGGTTTCTAAACCTGACGCAATCGGCCGTGTCGATGCAGCTCAAGCGGCTAGAGGAGATGTTGGACCTGCAATTGCTGGATCGGTCGGGCCGGGGGGTGAGTCTGACGGCCTCGGGTGAACAGTTGCTGGGATATGCCCGCCGGATGGTCGACCTGAATGACGAAATATATGCCAGGTTGACGGATCAGGCGTTCGAGGGCGAAGTCCTGCTTGGGGTGCCACATGACATTGTTTACCCTGTGATCCCGCAGGTGCTGCAACGCATGGGCGCCGCCTATCCGCGGGTGCGGGTGCAGTTAGTGTCGTCTTACACCAGCTCGCTGCTCGAGCAGTACCGGCGCGGCGAGATTGACGTGATCCTGACCACCGAAGGCGGGCTGCGCACCGGCGGCGAAACGTTGGCCGAAGTGCCGCTGCGTTGGATCGGCGCGCCCGGCGGAATAGCATGGAAACAGCGCCCACTGCGGTTGGCCTATTGCCGGTATTGCACCTTTCGCAATGGCGCGTTGCGTCGCCTGGACGAGCTGAGCATCGCGTGGGAAATGGCGGTGGACAGTGAATCGGATCGCACAATCGAGGCGACAGTCAGTGCTGATCTGGCGATTACCTCGATGCTCGAAGGTCACGCGCCACCGCATCTGGTTCACATCGATCCGGTTGGGTCGCTGCCGGATTTGGGAATTATCAACATCAACCTTTACGGGTCAACCGCGCGGCGCGAAGTTGTGGAAGAACTCAAAACGATGATCCGACAGGGCTTTTCTGTTCTATAG
- a CDS encoding ABC transporter ATP-binding protein has protein sequence MLDQAITRIENLRVVFETKDGPVVGVEDVSFEIGPGETVCVVGESGSGKSVSSLSLMRLIEYGGGEIAGGRLLFDRKDGGEIDLAQTDQDLMRTIRGNEIGMIFQEPMTALNPVFTVGRQLTEGLRVHRGMDKAQAVARALELLREVRIPEPERRLKQYPHELSGGMRQRVVIAMALACKPRLLIADEPTTALDVTIQAEILALIDRLKRETGTAVMFITHDMAVVAQMADRVVVMFRGNKVEEGTVEEIFENPQHPYTRALLAAVPKLGEMKGKALPEPMKLLGSDAHEPVPIRGSDEVLLRVRGLTTRFPVRGGFFRQVVANVHAVEDLSFDIQRGQTLSLVGESGCGKSSAGRSILRLVEPQAGTIDLDGTDIMALDQKGLRQARLDMQMVFQDPFASLNPQMHLSDQVAEPMRNYGTHSGSALQDRVAMLFDRVELPRSFMRRFPHELSGGQRQRIAIARALALNPKLIVADEAVSALDVSVQAQVLNLMLELQADLGLSFLFISHDMAVVERVSHKVGVMYLGRIVELGPRAAVFENPQHPYTQALMKAVPIADPRRRKSEKDLNFKPIPSPIHPVTYQPTKSEYAEVDPGHFVLTSDSGY, from the coding sequence ATGCTCGACCAGGCGATCACGCGAATCGAAAACCTTCGGGTAGTGTTCGAAACCAAGGACGGACCCGTTGTCGGGGTCGAAGACGTCTCGTTCGAGATTGGGCCGGGCGAAACCGTCTGTGTCGTGGGTGAATCGGGATCCGGGAAATCGGTGTCGAGCCTGTCTCTGATGCGGTTGATCGAATACGGCGGCGGGGAAATCGCGGGCGGGCGCCTGCTATTCGATCGCAAGGACGGGGGCGAGATTGATCTGGCCCAAACCGATCAGGATCTGATGCGCACAATTCGTGGCAACGAGATCGGGATGATCTTTCAGGAACCGATGACGGCGCTCAATCCGGTGTTTACCGTGGGGCGACAGTTGACAGAAGGGTTGCGTGTGCATCGCGGCATGGACAAGGCGCAGGCGGTGGCGCGGGCGCTTGAGTTGCTGCGCGAGGTGCGTATCCCCGAGCCCGAGCGTCGGCTAAAGCAATATCCGCACGAATTGTCAGGTGGCATGCGTCAGCGTGTGGTGATCGCCATGGCGCTGGCCTGCAAACCGCGCCTGCTGATCGCGGATGAGCCGACGACCGCGCTGGACGTGACGATTCAGGCCGAAATTCTGGCACTGATCGACCGGCTGAAACGCGAAACCGGCACGGCGGTGATGTTTATCACCCATGACATGGCGGTTGTGGCGCAGATGGCTGACCGCGTGGTGGTGATGTTCCGTGGAAACAAGGTCGAAGAGGGCACCGTCGAAGAAATCTTTGAGAACCCGCAGCATCCTTACACGCGGGCCTTGCTGGCCGCTGTTCCCAAGCTGGGTGAGATGAAAGGCAAGGCACTGCCGGAGCCGATGAAGCTGCTGGGGTCGGACGCGCACGAACCGGTGCCGATCCGTGGCAGTGACGAGGTGCTGCTGCGCGTGCGCGGACTCACCACCCGGTTCCCGGTGCGCGGCGGGTTCTTTCGTCAGGTGGTGGCCAATGTCCATGCGGTCGAGGATCTGTCATTCGATATCCAACGCGGGCAGACGCTGTCGCTGGTGGGCGAATCCGGATGTGGCAAATCCAGCGCGGGCCGGTCGATCCTGCGGCTGGTCGAACCTCAGGCGGGTACAATTGATCTGGACGGCACCGACATTATGGCGCTCGACCAAAAGGGTCTGCGTCAGGCGCGGCTGGACATGCAGATGGTGTTTCAGGACCCGTTTGCGTCGCTGAACCCGCAAATGCATTTGTCGGACCAGGTGGCCGAGCCGATGCGCAATTACGGCACCCATTCGGGATCCGCACTGCAGGATCGGGTGGCAATGCTGTTTGACCGGGTCGAATTGCCGCGCAGCTTTATGCGCCGGTTTCCGCACGAGTTGTCGGGTGGTCAGCGCCAGCGGATCGCCATTGCCCGCGCGCTGGCGTTAAACCCGAAACTGATCGTCGCGGACGAGGCCGTGTCGGCGCTGGATGTGTCGGTGCAGGCGCAGGTGCTGAACCTGATGCTGGAGTTGCAGGCCGATCTGGGGCTGTCATTTCTGTTCATCAGCCACGACATGGCTGTGGTCGAACGGGTCAGCCACAAGGTCGGCGTGATGTATCTGGGCCGGATTGTCGAGCTTGGCCCACGTGCGGCGGTGTTCGAGAACCCGCAGCATCCCTACACTCAGGCGCTGATGAAGGCGGTTCCCATCGCTGACCCGCGTCGGCGCAAGTCAGAAAAGGATCTGAATTTCAAGCCGATCCCGTCGCCGATCCACCCGGTGACTTACCAGCCGACAAAATCCGAATATGCCGAGGTCGATCCAGGGCATTTTGTGCTGACTTCGGACAGCGGCTACTAG
- a CDS encoding DUF1127 domain-containing protein, translating into MSLTTAFSRAVPHTRTSLFDILLSLDALRRQRRQLAALDNHALADLGLTRSQAQTEAARPVWDAPAIWKQ; encoded by the coding sequence ATGTCCCTGACAACCGCATTCTCCCGCGCCGTACCCCACACGCGGACCAGCTTGTTCGACATCCTGCTTTCGCTGGACGCGCTGCGCCGTCAGCGCCGCCAATTGGCAGCACTTGACAATCATGCGCTGGCCGATCTGGGCCTCACCCGCAGCCAGGCCCAGACCGAGGCCGCACGCCCGGTGTGGGACGCTCCGGCAATTTGGAAACAATAG
- the rpmG gene encoding 50S ribosomal protein L33 — protein MAKPTTIKIRLNSTAGTGHFYVTKKNARTMTEKMAVKKYDPVVRKHVEYKEGKIK, from the coding sequence ATGGCGAAGCCTACCACAATCAAAATCCGCCTGAATTCGACCGCAGGCACCGGCCACTTTTATGTGACCAAGAAAAACGCACGCACCATGACCGAAAAGATGGCGGTCAAGAAATACGACCCCGTCGTGCGCAAGCATGTTGAGTACAAAGAAGGCAAGATCAAGTAA